In Chloroflexota bacterium, the DNA window GACAATATGTGTAACGACCGAATCCAACTCGGCGCGGACGCCTCCTGGGACGCTTGAAGGCGAACCCTAGTCTATGCTGGTAGTTTAAGCAATCGCTCCGGCTCAGACTGACCCCAAGTCGGTCCGACACAAACCGCCGTACCACTTTCCAATACCGATTGGCGATTGCCATGCCCGACAACGACAGCGCCGCCGCCGTCAACTCCTCTTGCTGCGGTTGGTCAAGGTCGGGGGGGCTGAAAGGGGTATGTATCGCCGGAAATTGGCTATAGGCTATAAATGAACCTTGGGAAGGCGCCGGGATTTCCGGCATTCTGGTGTTAGCTACACGCCCAGATGCAAGAGACCCCAGATACGCCTTCCCTGATAATGCTATCAGATGCAAAATAGGTATCATTGCAGTCGGTGCCAGCTTGGGCTATGCTTGAAAGCGGCGAGAGGCTCCTCCATGCCGTGAGTCGGCACTCTCCTATGGCGCAGAAACCCTGTAAGTGTCGTGGATTGTATCACCGAACTCACTGACTGTGAACAGTGCGTCGCTGCACGGCACAGGGCGTCAATCGGCGCGGTCGCGTTTACGGAGTCCCTTTCCGATAGAAAAGGGTGTCGTACAGTTCTCAAGGGTCGGAACAGCCCTGTCGCCCAATGCGACATTCGGGCGAGGCCCCATCAAGAGATAAACGGATAATCGATGCGCACAGTCCTGGTCTATTCGATCCTCCTGTTTCTGGGATTGGGCTTATCGCAGGGATTGCCCGCCATTCTTGGGGACTTCCCTGACGTTCTGGCCAACGGGATCCGGGTGCTGACGCTGACCGGACTGGCGTTCATCATGATCCGCGTGGGCTTCGAGTTTCACATCGAGAAGTCCAACCTGGGACAGTACGGCTGGGACTACCTGGTAGCCTTCACCGCCGCGTCGTTTCCCTGGATTTTCGTCACCGGATACTTCGTGTTCGTCATGCTGCCGCCGGAGTTCTGGGCATCCAGCGACGCGTGGAAAGAGTCTTTGCTGGCCGGCCGGTTCGCCGCCCCCACCTCCGCCGGCGTGCTGTTCAGCATGCGGGCGGCGGCAGGTCTGGGCGCCACCTGGCTGTTCCGCAAGGCGCGCATCCTCGCCATATTCGACGACCTGGACACGGTTCTGCTGATGATCCCGTTGAAGATGCTGATGGTGGGGATCGCCTGGCAATTGGGCGCGACGGTCGTGGTGATGGCGGTCCTGCTGATCGCCGCGTACATCTGGCTGCACCGGCTGCCCATGCCCGTCACCTGGCGGTGGGTGCTGCTGTACGCCGCTCTGATTGTCGGGGCCAGCGAATTGCTCTACGCCTGGGGCAAGCTGATCGACCCGACCGTGCCGATTCACATCGAGATTCTCCTGCCGGCATTCGTCGTGGGCTGTCTGGCGCGGCCCCGGGGCGAGCAACATGCGGATGATGACGACGCTGCCGCAGTGGAACACGCGCTGCACGAGGCGATGGAGCGGCCCAGCGAGCGACGGGCAGCCTGGGCGGTCTCCGCCACGTTCATGGTGTTGGTTGGATTGAGCATGCCGCTGATTTTTGGCGGACCGGACGCCCAGCACCCGGCCCATTCGGAATCTTCCCTCCATGCCGCAGCGCCGGCCAGCGCCGTGGACGACCCGGCGGTGCATGGCGGCGCGGTTGAGGGCAGGTACACCGACACGATCACCGCCCGACAGCCCAGCCTGAGCTGGACTGCAATGGCAGCGCACGTCCTGGCGCTGACTGTTTTGAGCAACCTGGGCAAGATGTTTCCGGCGTTGTGCTATCGAAGGGAGGCCCACTGGAAGGAACGTTTGGCCCTGGCCATAGGGATGTGGCCGCGAGGAGAGGTCGGCGCCGGAGTTCTGGTCTTGAGCCTGAGCTACGGCATCGGCGGACCCATTGTAACGGTGGCGATGCTGTCGTTGGCGCTGAACCTGGCGTTGACCGGGGTGTTCATCCTGGCGGTCCGTAAACTGATCGAGGGCGTGCCCGATGCTTCGCTGAAATCCATGCCGGATGATCTGCGGCTTCGACCCTGAAGAAGTCTCCGGGTACGCGATAATGCTTGGGAGGTCCACCCAAGGGGTGCCGCTCTCACCGTTTTCCTTGCGCCAACGAGCGCAGGACCGGTTGGGCCCGGCCGTCCCCACTGGAGGCCTGCGAGCGGTTTTGCGGAGGCCTCGCCTTGACTGCCAGGCCGCAATGAACCGGTACAAGCTGCACGGAGGAGGGATCGCGCTGTGCGGGCCCTTTTCGCAAACCAGCCAATAAACTGCCGAATCGCGGAACGGCAGCCAGGTTCGCCAGCCTCCGGCCTAGCCGCAATTGCTGACACCAGCCTGCTGACGACGGCAGCCTCGGGCTGCTACGCTGAAGTCATGGTATTCGCGCTCGCGCGAATTCTGGATACCCAAACCCGGTTGCCTTTCGTCTACAGCGGCCAGCTGGTCCTGATATTGGGCGATCCCACGTCGCCATAGCACATTGCCCCGACCGGTTTGCTGAAAAAGGATTAGTGCGCGGCGCGGAACCCGCTCCGACGCCATGCCTTGGAGGTCATAATGTGCAAGCAATTTCTCCTGGACAATGGAATGCCAG includes these proteins:
- a CDS encoding sodium:proton antiporter, with the translated sequence MRTVLVYSILLFLGLGLSQGLPAILGDFPDVLANGIRVLTLTGLAFIMIRVGFEFHIEKSNLGQYGWDYLVAFTAASFPWIFVTGYFVFVMLPPEFWASSDAWKESLLAGRFAAPTSAGVLFSMRAAAGLGATWLFRKARILAIFDDLDTVLLMIPLKMLMVGIAWQLGATVVVMAVLLIAAYIWLHRLPMPVTWRWVLLYAALIVGASELLYAWGKLIDPTVPIHIEILLPAFVVGCLARPRGEQHADDDDAAAVEHALHEAMERPSERRAAWAVSATFMVLVGLSMPLIFGGPDAQHPAHSESSLHAAAPASAVDDPAVHGGAVEGRYTDTITARQPSLSWTAMAAHVLALTVLSNLGKMFPALCYRREAHWKERLALAIGMWPRGEVGAGVLVLSLSYGIGGPIVTVAMLSLALNLALTGVFILAVRKLIEGVPDASLKSMPDDLRLRP